The genomic interval CAAAAGTTATCGAGATCGCGTCCGATATCACCGCGAAAAAGATCGAGGCTCTGGACCATGCGGGTCAGGTTTCCGCTATGGACCGCACGCAGGCGGTGGTCGAATTCAACCTCGACGGCACGATTATTACCGCAAACAAAATCTTCCTCAACGCGTTGGGCTACGCCCTTGGCGAAGTGCAGGGGAAGCATGACCGCATGTTCGTGGAGCCCACGGAGCGAGCAGGTGCTGCCTATCGCGAATTCTGGGCCAGGCTGAATCAGGGACAGGCGCAGTCGGCTGAATGCAAGCGCATTGGTAAAGCCGGAAACGAGGTCTGGATTCAGGCGACCTACAACCCGATCGCAGACGAGAACGGCAAGCCCTTCAAGGTCGTCACGTTCGCGACTGACATAACCAGCCAGAAATTGAAGATGGCCAACCTGGAAAGCCAGATCACAGCCATCGGAAAGTCGCAGGCGGTCGTCGAATTCGGCATGGACGGAAAGGTCATTACTGCCAACGATAATTCCCTGAAAACGTTTGGTTACTCCCTCGCCAAGGAGATCCAGGGCAAGCACCACAGCATGTTCGTGGAGGCGGGCGAGCGAGGCAGCACCGCATACCGCGATTTCTGGGCCAAGCTCAATCGGGGCGAGTCGCAATCGGCCGAGTACAAGCGTATCGGCAAGGACGGCAGGGAGATCTGGGTTCAGGCTTCCTATAATCCGATCCTGGACGCGAAGGGAAAACCGACGAAAGTTATCCAGCTCGCGACCGATATCACCGCCAGGAAGATCGAGGCTCTCGACAATGCAGGTCAGCTTGCCGCCATCGACCGCGCGCAGGCAGTGGCCGCATTCAACCTGGACGGCACGATCATTACCGCCAACGACAAGTTCCTCAAGGAGATGGGCTACACCCTCGGCGAAGTGCGGGGCAAGCACGTTGGCATGTTCGTGGAGCCATCGGAGCGGGCAGGCGTTGCTGATCGCGATTTCTGGGCGCGCTTGAATCGCGGCGAGGCTCAATCGGCCGAATACAAGCGTATCGGCAAGGACGGCCGGGAAGTCTGGATCCAAGCCTCGTACACCCCGATACTCGACCTCAAGGGCAAGCCGATCAAGGTTGTCGAATATGCCACGGTGATCGAATCGGTCGCGGCCGGTAGCGAAGAGGCGAGTCTTTCCATCCAGGAGACACCCGTGTCGTTGGCCAATCAGGCTGCTGATGACATAACCTCAGAGTCCGTCGGGCCGAGCTTGAGCATGAGGCGGCTGGAGGCGAACCGCAAGACCGCGAGCGCTGGTCCGTCTCTATTCTCCAATCTCCTGACGAATCTTCGGGACGGATTGAGCAACGCGATGGTGTCCTCGGCGAGGGCTGTGACCAACTTTTTGTGACGGCCGTCAGGCGGTGGCGGGAATGGAGGTCGGCCGGCTGGCGATGACCTCGATCCCGTCGCTGAATGTCACAACCGAGAACGAGTTTGGCGACTGGTCGTCTCTATCGAGCAGCCGCCAACTTTTCCCGCCTCGATCGGGCAAGCTGAATTTTGCCGCGATCGAGTGCGCTGAGAAACGACGTCCGTCGCGTGCGTCGTTGGTTTTGAATAAAAGGCGGATCAACGTCGGGCGACATCGTTTCCGGGGGCGGGCATGGGCCGGAAAATCGTTCTGCTGTCCGACGGCACCGGAAACTCCGCCGCAAAAGTCTGGCGCACCAATGTCTGGCGCACGTTCGAAGCGATCGATCTTTCGGGGTCGGATCAGGTGGCGTTCTACGACGACGGGGTTGGCACCTCGTCGTTCAAGCCGCTCGCCATTCTCGGCGGCGCTTTCGGCTTCGGGCTGAAGCGCAACGTCATCGATATCTACAAGTTCGCCTGCCGCAACTGGCGCGACGACAGCGACGAGTTGTTCGGCTTCGGCTTCAGCCGCGGCGGCTTCACCATCCGCGTGGTGATGGGACTGATCCTCAATCAGGGTCTTGTCGCCGCCGACAATGAGGCCGAGCTGTCGCGAAAGGCCAAGGCCGCCTATCGCCAGTATCGGCGCGAGCGTTTCCATACGTTCTGGCACATCGAGGACATCTTCCGCGGCCTCCGCGACCTGTTTCTGCGGAAAGGCTACGACAAGCGCGACAATCGCCAGGTGGACCATATCCGCTTCATCGGCGTGTGGGACACCGTCGCCGCCTACGGCCTGCCGCTCGACGAGATGACGCGCGGCGTCAGCAAATGGATCTGGCCGCTGGAACTACCCAACCACACGCTCGACCGCACGCGCGTCAGGCGCGCCTGTCAGGCGCTGTCGCTCGACGAGCCGCGCACCACTTTCCATCCCGAATTGTGGGATGAGCGCGGCGCGCCGCCGCTCGCCCCGCGCGACGACGGCAACCGCCATCTCGCGGACGAGCAGATCAGCCAGGTGTGGTTCGCCGGCGTGCATTCCAATGTCGGCGGCGGCTATCCGGACGATGCGCTGGCCTTCATCCCGCTGGTCTGGATGCTGAGGCAGGCGGAGGCCTGCGGTCTGCGCCTCAAGTCGGATCGGGCGACGCCGCCGGCCGATCCCGATCCGCTCAAGAACGCCATCTCGATGTGCGACAAGGACGGCCGGCTCTACGATCCGCGCAAGGGGCTCGGCAGTTACTATCGCTACGGCCCGCGCAAACTGGCCGAACTTTGCAACTTTCGCTTCTCCAGGAACGACGAAGTCGTCGTCACGCGGCCGAAGGTGCATGTCAGCGCGTTCAAGCGCATCGCCAGCCGCTCGCAAGACTATGCGCCGGTCGGGCTGCCGAAGATTTATGACGTCGCGACCGACGACGGGCTGGTGTTGACGCCGGATCAATACGGCTTCGAAAGCAGCGCCAAGGCGCTCGCTCGCTCCGAGACGCAGGAGTACGTCTGGAACACGATCTGGAAACGGCGGCTGGTCTATTTCGCCACCGTCGGCGCCACCGCGTGGCTGTTGCTTTATCCGCTGGCGCGCTCGCTGCCGGCGGCGGACGAATACACCAGCCCGATCCGCTGGGTGTCGGACATCATCCGCGTTGTCGGCGGGTTTCTTCCGGGTTTCGCGCAAACCTGGATCAACGCCTATGCGCGCAGCCCGGGCCAGTTTCTCGCGCTGCTCGCACTCGCGGGTGGTTTGACGTTCTGGGGGACGCGGCTCGCGACCCGCATCTCGGATTCGATGAATGCGATCTGGCAACGCTTGCCGACGGCGCCGACAGGCCTGCCGACCAACTGGATCTACCGGCTGCGCGCGAGCGGGCCCTATATCTGGTTTCACCGGCAGTTGAAGCGCCGCTGGGCGCCGACGTTCTTCGCAGGCTTGTTCGTTTATCTCGGCGTCACCCTCGGTAGCCATCTTATCTACAACGTGCAGGACGTCGCCGGCTTCACATGCGATGAAAGCCCGAAGATGCATGGGCTCGCGCGCGGCGAGCAGGCGACGTTCGATTTCAAAACGTCGCAGCCCTGCGCCGGCACCGGCATCGCGGTGGACGGTTTCGGCGCGCGCTATCTGGTCAAGGTCGAGACCACGCAGCCGTTCCGCGACGGAGATATCCCCTCGCCGCTAGGCGGATTCTACACCACCGACGCGCCGCGCTGGTCGCAACGCTTATGGCTGATGCTCGGCGTGCCGTTGCGCCGCGAACTGACGCGGCCGTGGTTCCGCCTGGTGCTGCGCTACGGCACGACCGGCGGCGAGGAGGTCTTTCTCGATCCCGATCCGGAGGACGGCAAGGTCGAGACGGTGATCCGGCCGACGCGCAGCGGCGAACTTTTCATCTTCGTCAACGATGCGGTGCTGGGCATTCCCGGACTCTATGATGCGTTTTATCGCAACAATGAAGGCTCCGCCAAACTGGTCGTGACGCGCAAGTGAAATGGTTAGTTTCCGGGGCCCGGAACGACTGCAAGTCCGGGGATGCGCTTCGGCGGTTGGTCTAAAACTCCGCCACCGCCGCCAGGATGCGCGCGATGTCCTGCGGACGCGACAGCCGATGATCGCCGTCCCGGATCATGGTCAGCACCACGTCGTCGCTCGGCAACCGCTCGGTCAGCGCGAAGGCGTGCCGCCACGGTACGTCCAGGTCCTGCGCGCCCTGCAGGATGCGCACCGGGCAGCCGGTCGAGATGCTGCCGCCGAGCAGCAGGTGATTGCGGCCGTCCTCGATCAGGTTGCGGGTGATCGGGTAGGGGTCGCCGTAGTCCGAGGGCCGCAGCCACATGCCCTCGGTCTCGATGGCGCGCCTGATCTCCGGCGAGAAGTTTTTCCACATCAGCTCCTCGGTGAAGTCGGGCGCCGGTGCGATCAGAACGAGACCCGCCAGCGGCGCCCGCGGGGCTTCGCGTCTGGCGAGCGCACGCGCCAGCAACAGCGCGATCCAGCCGCCCATCGACGAGCCGATCACGACCTGTGGGCCCTCGCAAAAGGCATCGAACACCGCGAGGCTTTCCTCGAGCCAGCGGCCGATGGTGCCGTCGATGAATTGGCCGCCGCTTATCCCGTGGCCGGAGTAATCCAACCGCACGCAGGCGCGGCCGCGTTCGGCCGCCCACGCATCGAGCGCGAGCGCCTTGGTGCCCGCCATGTCGGACCTGAAACCGCCGAGCCAGAACAGGCCGGGGAAGCTGCCGGCCCGCGCACGCACGGCGATCCGGCGCATCGCGTTCCCGCTGCCGACCTCGATGAATTGCGCTGCCGTTCCGTTCGTCATGCCGCCCGTCCCGTTTTGCGTTGTATCTCGCGGCCAGCCGCTAGCCGTCAATGAATGTTGGCGAAAGCACGGAACAAGTAGCGGATTCTGGGGTTTGAGTTGATCGGCGTGACCAAATTACCTCGCATCTGACCGTTTTGCCCGCGCGGTGCATTCCGCCGCTTGCCCACAGGCGCTTATTCCTTCTAAATAGGCGCTTCTTTCACAACATTGGAGATCCACCCATTCGCCGTCCCAATAGAGCGCCAATGCCCGTCGCGAAAGACGGGCCGCGCACCAACGATGAAATCCGCAATGCCCAGGTTCAACTGATCGACCAGGAAGGCATCAACCAAGGGACCGTGGAAACGATCTCTGCGATCAAGATGGCCATGGATGCCGGTATGGATCTGGTCGAGATCGCTCCGAACAGCAGCCCTCCCGTCTGCAAGATCATGGACTACGGGAAATACAAGTTTCAGGCCCAGAAGAAAGCCGCGGAAGCCCGCAAACGCCAGAAGATCGTCGAGATCAAGGAGATCAAGCTCCGTCCGATGATCGACGATCACGATTACAACGTGAAGATGAAGGCGATGCAGCGGTTCTTCGAGGAGGGTGACAAGGTCAAGATCACCCTGCGCTATCGCGGCCGCGAGATGGCTCACCAGGAGATCGGCACCAAGCTGCTCGACAAGGTGAAGACCGACGTTGCCGCCTACGCCAAGGTCGAGCAGGACGCCAGGTTCGAGGGCCGCCAGGTTGTCATGGTGCTGGCCCCGCGCTGAGCGTGGCGGCCTTCCAGTCATAGTGTGTCATTGCAGGACGTGATCCGGCAATCCGTCTCAAAAATTGATGGATGCGCGGGTCAAGCCCGCGCATGACGGAATGTTCGTCGTCCCCGCGAAGGCGGGGACCCATAACCCCGGCGATCGATGGCGGCAAAGATACGCCGCCCCGATTCCATCGCGAGTCCGCCCCGTATGGGTCCCTGCTTTCGCAGGGACGACTCGCGGAAGCGGTTTGCGAGATCGCTCCGCGCCCGGGATACGCCCGTTCGCCGTTGCTAATCCGGCCATCCTCTGCCATAAGCCCATTTTCGCCGCCCGGCTGATTTAGGGCTGCCGTGGCGACGACCGTGCCGGCGACTTTCATATCAGAAAGTAGTCGAGCATTTTCAACGCTCTAGCGAGCATTTCGCCGCAAAAAGCGCCCCTCGGGGCGCATTTTTTCGTGGCAACAGGAGAGCCAAATGCCCAAGCTGAAGACCAAATCGGGCGCTAAAAAGCGCTTCAAGGTGACCGGGACCGGCAAGGTGGTGTCCGCCCACGCCGGTAAGCGACATGGCATGATCAAGCGGACCAAGAAGCAGATTCGTCAGCTTCGCGGAACCCGCATCCTGTTCAAGACCGACGGCGATAACATCAAGAAGTACTTCTTGCCGAACGCCTGACGGCCGAACGCCATCATTGCCACCCAGCCGCGCCCGCGCGGCTCAAAATTCCCCAGTCATTTGAAGGAGATCGGTCATGGCTCGCGTCAAGCGCGGTGTGACGGCTCATGCCAAGCACAAAAAAGTCTACAAGATCACCAAGGGCTTTTCCGGTCGCCGGAAGAACACCATTCGCGCCGCCAAGGCGGCCGCCGACAAGGCCGGCCAGTACGCCTTCCGCGACCGCAAGCGCAAGAAGCGCACCTTCCGCGCGCTGTGGATCCAGCGTCTCAACGCCGCGGTGCGGCCGTTCGGCATGACCTACAGCGTGTT from Nitrobacter sp. NHB1 carries:
- a CDS encoding PAS domain-containing protein, which codes for MFFFKKWSIAKENAAKTAAISKSQAVIEFGLDGTVITANENFLNILGYRLADVQGKHHSMFVEADERSSAAYRDFWSRLNQGESQSAEYKRIDKDGEEVWVQASYLPVLDARGKPTKVIEIASDITAKKIEALDHAGQVSAMDRTQAVVEFNLDGTIITANKIFLNALGYALGEVQGKHDRMFVEPTERAGAAYREFWARLNQGQAQSAECKRIGKAGNEVWIQATYNPIADENGKPFKVVTFATDITSQKLKMANLESQITAIGKSQAVVEFGMDGKVITANDNSLKTFGYSLAKEIQGKHHSMFVEAGERGSTAYRDFWAKLNRGESQSAEYKRIGKDGREIWVQASYNPILDAKGKPTKVIQLATDITARKIEALDNAGQLAAIDRAQAVAAFNLDGTIITANDKFLKEMGYTLGEVRGKHVGMFVEPSERAGVADRDFWARLNRGEAQSAEYKRIGKDGREVWIQASYTPILDLKGKPIKVVEYATVIESVAAGSEEASLSIQETPVSLANQAADDITSESVGPSLSMRRLEANRKTASAGPSLFSNLLTNLRDGLSNAMVSSARAVTNFL
- a CDS encoding DUF2235 domain-containing protein, with translation MGRKIVLLSDGTGNSAAKVWRTNVWRTFEAIDLSGSDQVAFYDDGVGTSSFKPLAILGGAFGFGLKRNVIDIYKFACRNWRDDSDELFGFGFSRGGFTIRVVMGLILNQGLVAADNEAELSRKAKAAYRQYRRERFHTFWHIEDIFRGLRDLFLRKGYDKRDNRQVDHIRFIGVWDTVAAYGLPLDEMTRGVSKWIWPLELPNHTLDRTRVRRACQALSLDEPRTTFHPELWDERGAPPLAPRDDGNRHLADEQISQVWFAGVHSNVGGGYPDDALAFIPLVWMLRQAEACGLRLKSDRATPPADPDPLKNAISMCDKDGRLYDPRKGLGSYYRYGPRKLAELCNFRFSRNDEVVVTRPKVHVSAFKRIASRSQDYAPVGLPKIYDVATDDGLVLTPDQYGFESSAKALARSETQEYVWNTIWKRRLVYFATVGATAWLLLYPLARSLPAADEYTSPIRWVSDIIRVVGGFLPGFAQTWINAYARSPGQFLALLALAGGLTFWGTRLATRISDSMNAIWQRLPTAPTGLPTNWIYRLRASGPYIWFHRQLKRRWAPTFFAGLFVYLGVTLGSHLIYNVQDVAGFTCDESPKMHGLARGEQATFDFKTSQPCAGTGIAVDGFGARYLVKVETTQPFRDGDIPSPLGGFYTTDAPRWSQRLWLMLGVPLRRELTRPWFRLVLRYGTTGGEEVFLDPDPEDGKVETVIRPTRSGELFIFVNDAVLGIPGLYDAFYRNNEGSAKLVVTRK
- a CDS encoding alpha/beta hydrolase translates to MTNGTAAQFIEVGSGNAMRRIAVRARAGSFPGLFWLGGFRSDMAGTKALALDAWAAERGRACVRLDYSGHGISGGQFIDGTIGRWLEESLAVFDAFCEGPQVVIGSSMGGWIALLLARALARREAPRAPLAGLVLIAPAPDFTEELMWKNFSPEIRRAIETEGMWLRPSDYGDPYPITRNLIEDGRNHLLLGGSISTGCPVRILQGAQDLDVPWRHAFALTERLPSDDVVLTMIRDGDHRLSRPQDIARILAAVAEF
- the infC gene encoding translation initiation factor IF-3 yields the protein MRRPNRAPMPVAKDGPRTNDEIRNAQVQLIDQEGINQGTVETISAIKMAMDAGMDLVEIAPNSSPPVCKIMDYGKYKFQAQKKAAEARKRQKIVEIKEIKLRPMIDDHDYNVKMKAMQRFFEEGDKVKITLRYRGREMAHQEIGTKLLDKVKTDVAAYAKVEQDARFEGRQVVMVLAPR
- the rpmI gene encoding 50S ribosomal protein L35; translation: MPKLKTKSGAKKRFKVTGTGKVVSAHAGKRHGMIKRTKKQIRQLRGTRILFKTDGDNIKKYFLPNA
- the rplT gene encoding 50S ribosomal protein L20, with amino-acid sequence MARVKRGVTAHAKHKKVYKITKGFSGRRKNTIRAAKAAADKAGQYAFRDRKRKKRTFRALWIQRLNAAVRPFGMTYSVFINGLSKSGITVDRKVLSDLAINEPAAFQAIAEKAKAALAA